Proteins encoded together in one Salarchaeum sp. JOR-1 window:
- a CDS encoding AbrB/MazE/SpoVT family DNA-binding domain-containing protein, with protein MESRKVQSVGGGTLTVSLPREWADATGVSAGDSVDLHAHLDGVLVLQQGASEDDDTSHVTVRAVGEDRIGTVVRAAYTAGYRSIALDAPGGVTTGQRRALDRAVRGLPGLNVVEEGGDEVRLRYVLDPAEVSVPQSVRQLAFVARSVGRDAADALADGREVAFDDQASQASRLRAMVDRHFSRALSRLDEVDALGLTRPRLAALRTAAHELRAATGDAARLASVAGDVDAESEFADEVAALAGTAREAVDGATRSVLGDAGVDGAHDALTAVRGLRDSLDDLDRRLFEASDADYRLVRAADAVRAMAGRAERIATVGVQRGLRNGAYVAAEDGPETPQ; from the coding sequence ATGGAGTCCCGGAAAGTCCAGTCCGTCGGCGGCGGCACGCTTACCGTCTCGCTTCCCCGGGAGTGGGCGGACGCGACCGGGGTGTCCGCGGGCGACTCCGTCGACCTGCACGCGCACCTCGACGGCGTGCTCGTCCTCCAACAGGGCGCGAGCGAGGACGACGACACCAGTCACGTCACCGTTCGCGCGGTCGGCGAAGACCGCATCGGGACGGTCGTGCGCGCGGCGTACACCGCCGGGTATCGGTCGATAGCGCTCGACGCGCCCGGGGGCGTGACGACGGGCCAGCGGCGCGCGCTCGACCGCGCGGTGCGCGGCCTCCCCGGCCTGAACGTCGTGGAGGAGGGCGGCGACGAGGTTCGGTTGCGGTACGTGCTCGACCCGGCGGAGGTGTCGGTGCCGCAGTCGGTTCGCCAGCTGGCGTTCGTCGCGCGGAGCGTAGGGCGGGACGCCGCGGACGCGCTCGCGGACGGCCGCGAGGTCGCGTTCGACGACCAGGCGAGTCAGGCGAGTCGGTTGCGCGCGATGGTCGACCGGCACTTCTCGCGCGCGCTCTCCCGGCTGGACGAGGTGGACGCGCTCGGCCTGACGCGGCCGCGGCTGGCGGCGCTCCGGACGGCCGCGCACGAACTCCGCGCGGCCACTGGGGACGCCGCCCGACTCGCGTCCGTCGCCGGCGACGTGGACGCGGAGAGCGAGTTCGCAGACGAGGTCGCGGCGCTCGCGGGGACGGCGCGCGAGGCGGTGGACGGCGCGACCCGGAGCGTGCTCGGGGACGCGGGCGTGGACGGCGCGCACGACGCGCTCACGGCCGTTCGCGGCCTGCGGGACAGCCTCGACGACCTCGACCGGCGGTTGTTCGAGGCGTCGGACGCGGACTACCGGCTCGTCCGCGCGGCGGACGCCGTCCGGGCGATGGCGGGCCGCGCGGAGCGCATCGCGACGGTCGGCGTGCAGCGCGGCCTCCGGAACGGCGCGTACGTCGCCGCAGAGGACGGCCCCGAGACGCCGCAGTAG